A stretch of the Lepidochelys kempii isolate rLepKem1 chromosome 15, rLepKem1.hap2, whole genome shotgun sequence genome encodes the following:
- the NIPSNAP1 gene encoding protein NipSnap homolog 1, giving the protein MATRAGGSPALRRLLRGPCLALSGARGYSRDNEGSWFRSLFVHKVDPRTDAHSTLLSKKETSNLYKIQFHNVKPECLDAYNSLTEEVLPNLHSDTDYPCDLVGNWNTWYGEQDQAVHLWRFSGGYPALMDCMNKLKQNKEYLEFRKERSKMLLSRRNQLLLEFSFWNEPLPRVGPNIYELRTYKLKPGTMIEWGNNWARAIKYRQKNQEAVGGFFSQIGELYVVHHLWAYKDLQSREETRNAAWRKRGWDENVYYTVPLVRNMESRIMIPLKISPLQ; this is encoded by the exons ATGGCGACGCGGGCGGGCGGGAGCCCGGCGCTGCGGCGGCTGCTGCGGGGACCCTGCCTGGCCCTGAGCGGAGCCCG GGGATACTCCAGGGACAACGAGGGCAGCTGGTTCCGCTCACTCTTTGTCCACAAAGTGGATCCCCGAACAGACGCTCATTCCACACTCTTGTCGAAGAAAGAAACCAGCAACCTGTACAAGATCCAGT TTCACAATGTGAAGCCCGAATGCCTGGACGCTTACAACAGCCTGAC GGAGGAGGTGCTGCCCAATCTGCACTCGGACACCGATTACCCGTGTGACCTGGTTGGGAACTGGAACACGTGGTACGGAGAACAGGACCAGGCAG TGCACTTGTGGCGTTTCTCCGGCGGGTACCCGGCACTCATGGACTGTATGAACAAATTGAAACAGAACAAG GAGTACCTGGAGTTCCGCAAGGAGAGGAGTAAAATGCTGCTGTCTCGCAGGAACCAGTTACTCCTGGAATTCAGTTTCTGGAATGAGCCTTTGCCCCGGGTCGGGCCCAACATCTACGAGCTGAGAACGTACAAGCTAAAG CCAGGGACCATGATCGAGTGGGGGAATAACTG GGCTCGGGCCATTAAATACCGTCAGAAAAACCAGGAAGCGGTGGGCGGGTTCTTCTCCCAGATTGGAGAACTCTACGTGGTTCATCACCTCTGGG ccTACAAGGACCTACAGTCCCGAGAGGAGACAAGGAACGCTGCCTGGAGGAAGCGAGGCTGGGATGAGAATGTGTACTACACAG TCCCCCTGGTTCGGAACATGGAGTCTCGGATCATGATCCCACTGAAGATCTCCCCCCTCCAGTGA